In uncultured Umboniibacter sp., one genomic interval encodes:
- the djlA gene encoding co-chaperone DjlA, with amino-acid sequence MGKWIGAVIGLIGGPAGAVIGFFIGAFFDAMFKDSPSMANRQQQGAMQQVFFQTLYQCLGHLAKADGQITEAEIKTTEALMTRMGLSAEKRREAIALFKSGASDSFNLDSTLTAFRMGPGQSRQMRQFLIVSLISLGMADGHMDEIENRVVQRIAQGIGMSQMQLQQLIMMLEAQHNFFRGRQQGGSYQRSSQTYTAQQDVDTAYRALGVESSASDAEIKKVYRNLMKEYHPDKLMAKGLPENMVKVATEKAQEIQAAYDLIKKHRKR; translated from the coding sequence TTGGGTAAATGGATTGGTGCCGTAATCGGTTTAATAGGTGGTCCTGCGGGTGCGGTCATTGGCTTCTTTATTGGGGCCTTCTTCGATGCTATGTTCAAAGATAGTCCGTCGATGGCGAATCGCCAACAGCAGGGTGCGATGCAGCAAGTGTTCTTTCAAACACTCTATCAGTGCTTAGGGCATCTTGCCAAAGCCGACGGTCAAATCACTGAAGCTGAGATTAAGACCACTGAAGCACTGATGACTCGAATGGGACTCAGTGCGGAAAAACGCCGCGAGGCTATTGCACTATTTAAGTCTGGAGCCAGCGATAGCTTTAACTTAGATTCCACGCTAACTGCCTTTCGGATGGGACCGGGTCAAAGTCGGCAGATGCGTCAATTTTTAATCGTATCACTCATCAGTTTGGGCATGGCCGACGGCCATATGGACGAGATTGAAAATCGGGTTGTACAGCGAATTGCTCAAGGCATTGGCATGTCTCAGATGCAGCTTCAGCAGCTTATTATGATGCTCGAGGCTCAGCACAATTTCTTTCGCGGACGTCAACAGGGTGGATCCTACCAACGATCAAGCCAAACCTATACCGCTCAGCAGGATGTGGATACGGCATACCGTGCATTAGGTGTAGAGTCTTCAGCCTCAGATGCCGAGATTAAAAAGGTTTATCGGAACCTGATGAAGGAATATCACCCTGATAAGCTGATGGCTAAGGGGCTTCCTGAGAACATGGTGAAAGTTGCCACAGAGAAAGCTCAGGAGATTCAAGCCGCCTACGACCTCATCAAGAAGCACCGTAAACGCTAA
- a CDS encoding DUF6691 family protein codes for MRLLVVALSGLLFGGGLSLSGMTNPAKVVGFLDLFGQWDPSLMFVMGGALAVTMPLFFISKKVQRSWFGDTLQWPSLTHVDRPLVIGAVLFGIGWGIYGLCPGPAVASLWTMNAEVISFVIAMVAGLSVAHVIKK; via the coding sequence ATGAGATTACTTGTTGTGGCCCTGTCGGGTTTATTATTTGGGGGCGGTCTATCGCTATCAGGCATGACGAATCCTGCGAAAGTCGTAGGTTTTCTCGATCTATTCGGACAGTGGGATCCGTCGCTGATGTTCGTTATGGGTGGCGCACTTGCGGTAACCATGCCGTTGTTCTTTATCTCGAAAAAAGTTCAGCGTAGTTGGTTTGGCGATACCTTACAGTGGCCGTCGTTAACCCACGTTGATCGTCCGCTGGTGATTGGTGCAGTGTTATTTGGCATTGGTTGGGGTATCTACGGTCTCTGCCCAGGGCCAGCCGTAGCGTCACTCTGGACGATGAATGCGGAAGTGATTAGTTTCGTGATAGCGATGGTTGCAGGCTTATCGGTTGCGCACGTTATCAAAAAGTAA
- a CDS encoding YeeE/YedE thiosulfate transporter family protein, with protein sequence MIYLTPLLGGIIIGVAAMLMWYGLGRIMGMSSITSGVLWQQAAERQWRVVFIVAVIIGALIASKLLGVDSFTPIKAGWIWPIAAGLLVGFGTGIGSGCTSGHGICGIGRFSARSIIATCVFMASGIATVFFVRAIGA encoded by the coding sequence ATGATCTATTTAACTCCGCTATTGGGCGGAATCATAATCGGCGTTGCGGCCATGTTGATGTGGTATGGCTTGGGACGAATAATGGGGATGAGTTCAATCACCTCGGGAGTTCTTTGGCAGCAAGCAGCGGAGCGACAATGGCGAGTTGTTTTCATTGTCGCCGTTATTATTGGGGCGTTGATTGCGTCGAAGCTGTTGGGTGTTGATAGCTTTACGCCCATTAAAGCGGGGTGGATTTGGCCTATCGCTGCCGGACTGCTCGTCGGTTTTGGAACAGGAATCGGCAGTGGTTGCACTAGTGGCCACGGAATTTGTGGAATAGGTCGTTTTTCAGCGCGGTCAATTATTGCTACGTGTGTTTTTATGGCGTCGGGTATCGCCACCGTATTTTTTGTTCGCGCGATAGGAGCTTAA
- a CDS encoding TIGR01777 family oxidoreductase codes for MHYLITGGTGFVGTALIAALPDSSAISVLTRKKSQQSTSPNITYINNLEELASAPDAVINLAGEPIFGLWSERKKQSIISSRVEATEDLVSYLNQFAPQATLVSASAVGYYSHSSLKHPTDLDSPAASNFAGTLCCRWEQAARKFNGTAHIARLGVILGDGGYLKQLILPTKMGLAMHLGSGDQGVPWVHIEDVVRGIITLSQKSTESTELVLVAPAQNSHADINNALAARLNRKVRLKVPHFLVRFMGGSMANELILNGHYFQPAQLTNQLSNFEQVNLAAAIATIIED; via the coding sequence ATGCACTATCTGATTACAGGCGGCACTGGGTTCGTCGGCACAGCACTCATCGCGGCATTGCCAGACAGCAGTGCTATTTCCGTTCTCACGCGAAAGAAATCGCAGCAGAGTACTAGCCCAAACATCACTTATATCAACAACCTAGAAGAACTAGCGTCCGCGCCAGACGCGGTAATCAATCTCGCTGGCGAGCCTATTTTCGGCCTATGGAGCGAGCGTAAAAAGCAGAGCATCATCAGTTCTCGAGTAGAGGCTACCGAGGATCTTGTGAGCTATTTGAACCAGTTTGCTCCTCAAGCCACGTTAGTGAGTGCCAGTGCAGTTGGCTATTACTCGCATAGCTCTCTTAAGCATCCCACCGACCTCGACAGCCCAGCAGCATCGAACTTTGCCGGAACATTGTGTTGCCGCTGGGAACAAGCCGCTAGAAAATTTAACGGGACGGCTCATATCGCTCGACTTGGCGTCATTCTAGGAGATGGGGGGTATTTGAAGCAGCTGATATTACCCACGAAGATGGGTCTAGCAATGCATTTAGGCAGCGGCGATCAGGGAGTTCCCTGGGTGCACATCGAAGACGTTGTCAGAGGAATTATCACGCTTTCTCAAAAGTCTACGGAATCAACTGAGTTGGTTCTAGTCGCGCCTGCTCAGAACAGCCACGCTGATATTAACAATGCGCTCGCTGCGCGACTAAATCGAAAAGTGCGCCTTAAAGTACCCCACTTCTTAGTTAGGTTCATGGGAGGAAGTATGGCAAACGAACTCATTTTGAATGGACACTATTTTCAACCCGCCCAACTAACTAATCAATTATCGAACTTTGAACAGGTAAACCTAGCAGCCGCGATCGCAACTATTATTGAGGACTAG
- a CDS encoding DUF2860 family protein, giving the protein MIKSKISVFVLSTLLFHPTYLLAQQNIDREHGFSGDAFFGVGVVDSNGFLSTVNEDPIEDLQGDSPSGSETIPFVIGRITYTFEDTDQEAFLGISRQKAVRGSFAPEIGYRYHTGKHKFLEIAVLPGVQPSKVWEDPYLTGERRRETDANLTAVRARAQHILGPISLEAAYGTSEIDQERSGFFEDLLPDERASLDRNSTIRYVGVDLTIPLGEGFILIPSLFNFRTDADGDAMSFDTYGGELGVVYRSGRHTLVGNFGYEQLDYDTENPLFASPREDNISNIFAIYSFAEPFGFEDTSLTFILSNNSRVSDISFYEEESLVVGGGIRFIF; this is encoded by the coding sequence ATGATTAAATCCAAAATATCAGTATTTGTACTTTCTACACTATTGTTTCATCCAACGTACTTACTCGCACAACAGAATATTGATCGAGAGCACGGTTTTTCTGGCGATGCATTTTTCGGCGTTGGCGTTGTCGATAGCAATGGCTTCCTAAGTACTGTAAACGAAGATCCTATTGAAGATCTTCAGGGCGACAGCCCCAGCGGCTCAGAGACCATCCCTTTTGTCATCGGTCGGATAACTTACACGTTTGAAGATACTGATCAGGAAGCATTTTTAGGTATTAGCCGTCAAAAAGCGGTACGAGGAAGCTTCGCGCCTGAAATAGGGTACCGCTACCATACCGGAAAGCACAAGTTCCTGGAGATTGCCGTGCTGCCTGGCGTTCAGCCATCAAAAGTCTGGGAGGATCCCTACCTCACCGGTGAAAGACGCCGTGAGACAGACGCTAATTTAACCGCCGTCAGAGCTCGTGCTCAACATATCCTGGGACCAATTTCTCTTGAAGCCGCCTACGGAACCTCTGAAATTGACCAAGAGAGGAGCGGCTTCTTTGAGGACCTGCTGCCAGACGAGCGCGCCTCGCTCGACAGAAATTCTACCATTAGATACGTTGGAGTAGACTTAACGATTCCGCTCGGAGAAGGCTTTATTCTTATCCCTTCCCTATTCAACTTCCGAACTGATGCTGACGGCGATGCAATGAGCTTTGATACCTACGGCGGAGAATTGGGGGTTGTTTACCGGTCAGGACGTCATACCCTCGTTGGGAACTTTGGTTATGAGCAGCTTGATTATGATACGGAGAATCCTCTTTTTGCTAGCCCGAGAGAAGATAACATTAGCAACATCTTCGCAATCTATTCGTTTGCGGAACCATTTGGCTTCGAAGATACTAGCCTGACTTTTATCCTATCGAATAACTCCCGCGTTAGTGATATCAGCTTTTACGAAGAGGAGAGTCTCGTCGTCGGCGGCGGCATTCGCTTCATTTTCTAA
- the asnS gene encoding asparagine--tRNA ligase, translating to MTSVKTLLGGSVAVGSTVEVKGWVRTRRDSKAGISFVAVHDGSCFDPIQAVVPNTLSNYETDVLRATTGASVVIRGELVESQGQGQSVEIQATEVELIGEVIDSETYPIAKKRHSFEYLRSVAHLRPRTNSIGAVTRVRTVLQNSIHNFFVNDGFQWINTPIITASDCEGAGELFRVSTLDMANLPRTGKGGVDFAEDFFGKESFLTVSGQLNAEAYALAMSKVYTFGPTFRAENSHTTRHLAEFWMVEPEIAFADLNDDANLAEGMLRYAVKEVLNKCEDDLGFFNKMIDKTLIERLTNVSETPFARIPYTDAIDILLKSGKKFEYPVQWGIDLQSEHERWLCEEYVKGPVVITDYPKDIKAFYMRLNDDGKTVAAMDVLAPGIGEIIGGAQREERLDVLDARMAESGLTGQLEWYRDLRKYGTVPHAGFGLGFDRFLNYVTGMENIRDVIPFPRVPNQADF from the coding sequence ATGACCAGTGTAAAAACGCTCTTGGGCGGGTCCGTAGCCGTTGGTTCAACAGTAGAAGTGAAAGGTTGGGTCCGTACTAGACGTGACTCAAAGGCAGGAATTTCTTTTGTAGCCGTTCACGATGGTAGTTGCTTTGATCCAATCCAAGCCGTGGTGCCCAATACACTAAGTAACTACGAAACAGACGTACTGCGAGCTACGACGGGAGCTTCTGTCGTGATTCGCGGGGAACTCGTTGAGTCACAGGGTCAAGGTCAAAGCGTTGAGATTCAAGCCACTGAGGTAGAGCTCATTGGCGAAGTCATCGATTCAGAAACCTACCCGATCGCTAAGAAACGACACAGTTTTGAATACTTGCGCTCTGTCGCTCACCTTCGTCCACGCACCAACTCAATCGGAGCGGTGACCCGTGTTCGCACCGTGTTACAAAACTCCATCCATAACTTCTTTGTCAACGACGGCTTTCAGTGGATTAACACGCCCATCATCACCGCCAGCGACTGTGAAGGTGCCGGAGAGCTATTCCGTGTGAGTACCCTGGACATGGCCAACCTTCCCCGCACTGGCAAGGGCGGAGTGGACTTTGCAGAGGACTTCTTCGGTAAAGAATCATTCCTAACCGTTTCGGGTCAGCTCAACGCCGAAGCCTATGCCCTAGCGATGAGTAAAGTGTACACCTTTGGCCCTACCTTCCGGGCCGAAAACTCTCACACTACCCGTCACCTTGCAGAATTCTGGATGGTCGAGCCCGAGATTGCCTTTGCCGATCTCAATGACGATGCCAACCTCGCTGAAGGCATGCTGCGCTATGCCGTGAAGGAGGTTCTGAACAAGTGTGAAGATGACCTTGGTTTCTTCAACAAAATGATCGACAAAACATTGATCGAGCGTTTAACCAATGTGTCTGAAACACCCTTTGCTCGAATTCCCTACACCGATGCTATCGACATCCTGCTGAAGTCCGGTAAAAAGTTTGAATATCCCGTGCAATGGGGTATCGATCTTCAGTCCGAACACGAACGTTGGTTGTGTGAGGAGTATGTAAAGGGTCCGGTAGTCATCACCGACTACCCGAAGGATATCAAGGCTTTCTACATGCGTCTTAATGACGACGGCAAAACCGTTGCGGCGATGGACGTATTAGCACCCGGTATCGGCGAAATTATTGGCGGCGCACAGCGCGAGGAACGCCTTGATGTATTGGATGCCCGTATGGCAGAAAGCGGACTCACTGGCCAACTTGAGTGGTATCGCGATCTCCGTAAGTACGGTACGGTACCTCACGCAGGCTTTGGCTTAGGTTTCGACCGTTTTCTTAACTATGTAACGGGCATGGAAAATATACGCGATGTAATCCCATTCCCGCGTGTACCGAATCAAGCGGATTTCTAG
- a CDS encoding alpha-amylase family glycosyl hydrolase: MKSSLLFMSLIAAGMAPGVSNSEVDELPTNYNPNTFVHLFEWRWNDIATECRDHLPELGYDAIQVSPAIEHIDYPSWWARYQPVDFSKFDSFSGSEDELRSMIETCHEAGIKVYADAVINHTADYGEQGQGTAGTQWQIMQHPGLDESHYHQPICTIEDYSIATEVQNCRLGALPDLDTANPYVRELLAGYLRKLTELGFDGMRIDAAKHMSTADVAAILELAGGPQVFLEVIGDPAAETALQPTTYASIAPVTDFAARGAIYSAMNGDLSKLERYWHGETELVADMAVTFVDNHDTERHTQELSIAQKHLGEALLLTMNYGYPKVLSGYTFGDRDQLPSQQAMSCDQDWTCWHRDPIVSQFVQLRREAGLVQVADIEYLDDQVVAFSYGPGRVLMNVSSELKEVNWDPNLSESEYCDLLAGHGSIITLGWWGDVDISLPPHSMVLLREDAICDAP, from the coding sequence ATGAAGTCATCGCTACTGTTCATGAGTTTGATCGCTGCCGGCATGGCGCCGGGCGTTTCGAATTCAGAGGTCGACGAGCTACCAACCAACTATAACCCCAACACCTTCGTTCATCTCTTTGAGTGGCGCTGGAATGATATCGCGACGGAATGTCGTGATCACCTTCCTGAGTTGGGGTATGACGCTATCCAAGTATCGCCTGCGATTGAACACATTGACTATCCAAGTTGGTGGGCACGATACCAACCGGTAGATTTCTCAAAGTTTGATTCATTCAGCGGGAGTGAGGACGAGCTCAGGTCCATGATTGAAACCTGTCACGAAGCGGGAATAAAGGTCTATGCGGACGCGGTAATCAACCATACCGCGGATTACGGTGAGCAAGGGCAGGGGACAGCCGGAACACAGTGGCAAATCATGCAACACCCAGGGCTAGACGAGAGTCACTACCATCAGCCTATCTGTACCATTGAGGATTATAGCATTGCGACGGAAGTTCAAAACTGCCGCCTTGGTGCATTGCCAGACCTCGACACCGCTAACCCATACGTACGTGAACTGCTGGCGGGCTACTTACGAAAGCTCACTGAACTTGGCTTTGATGGAATGCGGATAGATGCCGCGAAGCATATGTCTACTGCGGATGTAGCCGCTATTCTAGAGCTGGCAGGAGGGCCTCAGGTCTTTCTGGAGGTCATTGGTGACCCAGCCGCTGAAACGGCGTTACAACCCACTACCTACGCTTCAATTGCACCGGTCACTGACTTTGCAGCCCGGGGAGCGATTTACTCCGCAATGAATGGCGATTTGTCGAAACTTGAGCGCTATTGGCATGGCGAGACCGAGTTAGTGGCTGATATGGCAGTGACCTTCGTGGATAATCACGACACTGAGCGTCACACTCAGGAATTATCAATTGCTCAGAAGCACTTGGGTGAAGCGCTATTACTCACTATGAATTATGGCTACCCGAAAGTTCTATCAGGCTACACGTTTGGAGATCGAGATCAATTGCCTAGTCAGCAAGCAATGTCCTGTGACCAAGATTGGACCTGCTGGCATCGAGATCCTATCGTCAGTCAATTCGTTCAGCTTCGCCGTGAAGCGGGATTAGTTCAGGTGGCGGATATCGAGTATCTTGATGATCAAGTAGTCGCTTTCAGCTATGGGCCTGGCCGAGTATTAATGAATGTGTCGAGTGAGCTAAAGGAGGTTAACTGGGATCCGAATCTTAGTGAATCTGAATACTGCGATCTACTCGCTGGACACGGCAGTATAATCACTCTGGGCTGGTGGGGCGATGTTGATATCTCGCTGCCGCCGCATAGCATGGTGTTATTGCGCGAAGATGCGATTTGTGATGCGCCATAG
- a CDS encoding alpha-amylase family glycosyl hydrolase → MALQSPEWWRNGIIYQVYPRSFNDTNGDGIGDLKGVTAKLDYIDSLGVDAVWLSPFYKSPMVDFGYDVADYRDVDPMFGSLADFDELIAEAHAKGLKVVIDQIYSHTSDQHAWFEESRQNRDNPKADWYVWADTKPDGNPPNNWVSVFGGSSWKWDTRRNQYYLHNFLTEQPDLNVHNPEVQEQLLADLRFWLDRGVDGFRLDAINFCCHNQSLEDNPPKHATLAEYGEQIPPNQYDYQWHVNDKTQPETAAFLQRVRAVLDEYPGTMAVGEIGDDNMIDVMTQYTTDNRLHCAYSFELLAEECDAAFFRRIIRESNDLITKGWACWSIGNHDVPRVITRWNSEALSQAAKEDRAALFWLMQFTLRGNSCIYQGEELGLSEAEIAFEDLQDPYGINLWPEFKGRDGCRTPMPWDSSLPHAGFSTAKPWLPVVSEHVSRSVDLMEIDSSSLLHRFRSVVDWKNQQQWLKLADMELIEDTGDLLAFYRDEDGHRYIVILNLGASQLNYPLFTAGAEDLTPPNYAHEISPSAVVLPPSGAVVLKLA, encoded by the coding sequence ATGGCTCTGCAATCACCCGAATGGTGGCGTAATGGCATCATCTATCAGGTCTATCCTCGCAGCTTTAATGACACCAACGGAGACGGTATAGGTGATCTCAAAGGTGTCACTGCAAAACTCGATTATATCGACTCGTTGGGCGTTGATGCGGTTTGGCTATCGCCCTTTTATAAGTCTCCTATGGTTGATTTTGGCTACGATGTTGCTGACTACCGAGACGTTGACCCCATGTTTGGTTCGCTAGCAGACTTTGATGAACTGATTGCCGAAGCTCATGCGAAAGGACTGAAGGTCGTTATCGATCAAATTTACAGCCATACATCGGATCAACATGCTTGGTTTGAAGAGAGCCGTCAGAATCGTGATAACCCGAAGGCAGATTGGTATGTTTGGGCCGATACCAAACCGGATGGTAATCCACCTAACAACTGGGTGTCGGTATTCGGAGGCTCTTCCTGGAAATGGGATACACGCCGAAATCAGTATTACCTCCATAATTTCCTGACCGAACAGCCGGACCTGAACGTTCATAACCCCGAAGTTCAGGAGCAGCTGCTCGCCGATTTACGCTTTTGGTTAGATCGCGGTGTGGACGGCTTCCGTTTAGACGCGATTAATTTTTGCTGTCATAACCAAAGTTTGGAGGATAATCCGCCCAAACATGCCACGCTGGCAGAATACGGTGAGCAAATTCCGCCTAACCAGTATGACTATCAATGGCATGTTAATGACAAGACCCAACCGGAGACTGCGGCCTTCCTTCAGCGTGTTCGTGCGGTATTGGATGAGTATCCAGGTACTATGGCAGTCGGTGAGATTGGTGATGACAACATGATTGATGTCATGACTCAGTACACCACCGATAATCGTTTGCACTGTGCCTACTCATTTGAGTTGCTTGCAGAAGAGTGTGACGCCGCGTTCTTCCGTCGAATCATCAGAGAGTCTAATGATCTAATTACTAAAGGTTGGGCCTGTTGGAGCATTGGGAATCATGATGTTCCCAGAGTGATCACTCGCTGGAACTCGGAAGCACTTAGCCAGGCAGCCAAAGAGGATCGAGCGGCATTATTCTGGCTGATGCAGTTTACTCTTCGTGGGAATAGCTGTATCTATCAGGGTGAAGAGCTGGGCTTGAGCGAAGCCGAGATCGCCTTTGAGGACTTGCAGGATCCCTATGGTATTAACCTCTGGCCTGAGTTCAAAGGTCGTGATGGGTGTCGTACACCAATGCCGTGGGACTCGTCGCTCCCTCATGCGGGCTTTTCAACGGCAAAACCCTGGTTGCCGGTTGTGTCGGAACACGTCTCACGTTCAGTTGATTTAATGGAAATCGACAGTTCGAGCCTGTTGCATCGATTCCGCTCGGTCGTAGACTGGAAGAATCAGCAGCAATGGTTGAAACTGGCCGATATGGAGTTAATTGAAGATACCGGTGATTTACTTGCTTTCTACCGCGATGAAGATGGTCATCGCTATATCGTTATTCTTAATTTGGGAGCATCTCAGTTAAATTACCCGCTGTTTACGGCTGGGGCAGAGGATTTGACTCCCCCGAACTATGCACATGAGATATCTCCAAGCGCCGTAGTACTCCCCCCGAGTGGTGCAGTTGTTCTAAAATTAGCGTAA
- the malT gene encoding HTH-type transcriptional regulator MalT encodes MLLTSKISLPDVSDLMLDRGRLTSVLLQSTNDQVISIVAPAGFGKTTLMASFIEETDSLVAWYSLDENDNEGRHFLAYLVESVHRATGKGIPRSRAIVEAKSAVDLRVVIAEMLEELRSLNTPLRIVFDDFHVIDNTEVEAAVKYLLKHAPAGIGFGFTSRSLPSLGLASYRVSNRLLEINDNALALTADETADLLFKRLGFRLPESALLQLQELSEGWAPLVQLFALSVDSESDVDDFLADFERGHSHLLDYLAEEVLDKLDDETRQVLARVSLLRRIDGDMAERVSGSPRARDILASAYHRGLFLTPIDRTRTWFRFHPVFAKFLERSLNSSDRIAVHEAALKAWLALEDPLESLTHAVALKSVDSVMEIMERYASTLLLKGHYRTLARSFEFIGEARVVASPSLTVLGAKLAQAQYEYDKVEHLLTLGERYIRLNLPEEWQAVEGAFATLRAQMSIARGNFVEAREYADEALQLLDESEIDHTVASLVMGESAFCLGRLNEAFTRMSELERRSRLQKDFPDAVWALSQQAEIAFAQGKPTLSVQCQNKARELIAEHHLHMLPVGEFIFRLGAQQDWESLNLERAKERINLGLAANKHLGESRLLQEYSLLANIALAEADKDSCLAWLDKLGDLLSRERYHLDWIVNADYARLSIWEALGDTAAIEEWLDSALSVNEAPSNHFEQRHGRNVVRAMIALQRFADAGRLIKRLNRFAKQFKLVTELNKNLIIEAYFEWQQGSREASIQALHGALGMALGTGLRASFLRCGKPLILMLKGLIKDTELSASEADLAEQLIGITQRHREFDGRIRIDLDASVIEEILQSDQLPEILRQSPLTPREWQVFNLIHLDFSNAKIAEHFSVAPSTIKTHIRSLYQKLGVEDRAAAKQLAERLLLAVQQA; translated from the coding sequence ATGCTGTTGACCTCAAAAATAAGCTTGCCGGATGTCTCCGATCTAATGCTGGATCGCGGGCGACTCACCTCCGTATTATTGCAATCTACCAATGATCAGGTGATCTCGATTGTGGCGCCTGCAGGTTTTGGTAAGACGACGTTAATGGCATCTTTTATTGAGGAAACCGACTCGCTAGTAGCCTGGTATTCGTTGGATGAAAACGATAATGAAGGCCGTCATTTCCTCGCCTATCTAGTCGAGTCAGTTCATCGAGCAACCGGCAAAGGTATTCCTCGTAGTCGAGCGATTGTGGAAGCTAAGTCTGCAGTAGATTTGCGCGTGGTTATTGCCGAAATGCTCGAGGAGTTGCGCAGCCTAAATACACCACTAAGAATCGTTTTTGACGACTTTCATGTTATTGATAACACGGAAGTAGAGGCTGCGGTTAAATATCTACTTAAACACGCGCCAGCTGGAATTGGTTTCGGTTTTACGAGTCGCAGTTTGCCGTCCTTAGGGTTAGCAAGCTACCGAGTTTCTAATCGCCTACTTGAGATCAATGATAATGCGCTTGCGCTCACCGCCGATGAGACCGCGGATCTGCTATTCAAGCGTTTAGGTTTTCGTCTTCCTGAGTCAGCGCTACTGCAATTGCAAGAACTCAGTGAAGGGTGGGCGCCGCTAGTTCAATTATTCGCACTGTCTGTGGATAGTGAGTCAGACGTTGATGACTTTTTGGCGGATTTTGAACGTGGTCATAGCCATTTGTTGGATTACTTGGCGGAAGAGGTACTCGATAAACTTGATGATGAAACCCGACAGGTATTAGCTCGGGTTAGTCTGCTTCGGCGGATAGATGGTGATATGGCTGAGCGAGTAAGCGGCAGCCCTAGAGCGCGTGATATATTAGCGTCCGCCTATCACCGTGGTTTATTTCTTACCCCGATTGACCGCACGAGAACGTGGTTTCGTTTTCATCCCGTATTCGCTAAATTTCTCGAACGTTCGCTGAACTCAAGTGACCGAATAGCGGTTCATGAAGCGGCACTCAAAGCTTGGTTGGCTCTTGAGGATCCGCTGGAGTCACTCACCCACGCTGTGGCCCTGAAGTCAGTAGATTCGGTCATGGAAATTATGGAACGCTATGCCTCAACATTACTGTTAAAGGGGCACTATCGGACTTTAGCACGATCATTTGAATTTATTGGTGAAGCACGTGTTGTGGCCTCGCCAAGCTTGACCGTCCTCGGCGCCAAACTCGCTCAGGCTCAATATGAATACGATAAAGTTGAGCACCTGCTAACGCTGGGTGAGCGCTATATTCGCTTAAATCTGCCTGAAGAATGGCAGGCGGTTGAGGGTGCCTTCGCTACTCTGAGGGCACAAATGTCGATTGCTCGAGGTAACTTTGTAGAAGCGAGAGAATATGCCGACGAAGCACTGCAGTTACTTGATGAATCGGAAATTGATCATACGGTTGCCTCGTTAGTGATGGGTGAGTCGGCATTTTGTCTTGGGCGTTTGAACGAAGCATTTACCCGGATGAGTGAGCTCGAACGTCGATCGCGACTACAAAAGGATTTCCCGGATGCAGTCTGGGCGCTTAGTCAGCAAGCGGAGATTGCCTTTGCTCAGGGTAAACCCACCTTATCGGTCCAGTGTCAAAATAAAGCCCGAGAACTGATCGCAGAGCATCATCTACACATGCTACCGGTTGGGGAGTTCATCTTTCGTTTGGGCGCGCAGCAGGACTGGGAGTCACTTAACCTAGAACGAGCAAAGGAACGGATTAACCTCGGGTTGGCAGCCAATAAGCATCTTGGAGAAAGCCGATTACTCCAGGAGTATTCGCTGTTGGCGAATATCGCGCTTGCCGAAGCCGATAAGGATAGTTGTTTAGCTTGGCTGGATAAACTTGGTGATCTCTTGAGCCGAGAGCGCTACCACCTTGATTGGATCGTTAACGCAGACTATGCACGCCTCTCTATTTGGGAAGCTCTCGGTGATACAGCAGCAATTGAAGAATGGTTGGATTCGGCTTTGAGTGTTAACGAGGCACCCTCTAACCACTTCGAACAACGCCATGGTCGAAATGTCGTTCGGGCGATGATCGCGCTGCAGCGATTTGCTGATGCGGGGCGTTTAATCAAACGTCTAAATCGCTTCGCCAAGCAATTTAAGTTGGTAACTGAGCTTAATAAAAACCTGATTATAGAAGCTTACTTTGAATGGCAGCAGGGCAGTAGAGAGGCATCTATCCAAGCATTACATGGAGCGTTAGGGATGGCTTTAGGCACCGGTTTACGGGCTAGCTTCTTGCGCTGTGGTAAACCGCTTATTCTAATGCTCAAGGGGCTCATTAAGGATACTGAGCTCTCCGCGAGCGAAGCGGATCTTGCAGAGCAGCTCATTGGGATTACTCAGCGTCATCGCGAGTTTGATGGTCGAATTCGAATCGATCTCGATGCGAGTGTGATTGAAGAGATTTTGCAAAGTGATCAGCTGCCAGAAATTCTCAGGCAATCACCTCTGACGCCCCGAGAATGGCAAGTTTTTAACCTTATTCACTTGGACTTCTCTAATGCGAAAATAGCTGAACACTTCTCGGTGGCACCGAGTACGATCAAAACACATATTCGCAGTCTCTATCAAAAACTGGGAGTGGAAGACCGGGCAGCTGCGAAGCAGTTGGCTGAAAGACTGCTTTTGGCGGTTCAACAGGCTTAA